A stretch of the Arvicola amphibius chromosome 8, mArvAmp1.2, whole genome shotgun sequence genome encodes the following:
- the LOC119820722 gene encoding UDP-glucuronosyltransferase 1A7-like, whose product MAHSGFPASLPLCVCLLLVCGFAQAGRLLVVPMDGSHWFTMQSVVEKLIHNGHEVVVVVPEVSWQLKKSLNITVKTYSISHTIEDFNREFKVFIDAQWKAQPEGITLLLKSPAEGFFDLVFSHCRDLFKDKKLVEYLKQSSFDAVFLDPFDVCGLTVAKYFSLPSVVFGRGIFCHYLEEGAQCPSPPSYVPRSFLKLTGNMNFMERVRNHLTYMGERVFCPSFFKTATDIASEVLQTPVTASDLFSQVSIWLLRTDFTLEVPRPVMPNIVFVGGINCHQGKPITKVCYLSFSP is encoded by the coding sequence ATGGCTCATTCaggtttcccagcctcccttcctctgtgtgtgtgtctgctgctggtgtgtggttttgcccaggcaggcaggctgctggTGGTACCCATGGATGGGAGCCACTGGTTCACCATGCAGTCGGTTGTGGAGAAACTCATTCACAACGGACATGAGGTGGTGGTAGTCGTGCCAGAGGTGAGTTGGCAACTGAAAAAATCCCTGAATATTACTGTGAAGACGTACTCAATTTCTCACACCATTGAGGATTTTAACCGGGAGTTCAAGGTTTTTATTGATGCTCAATGGAAAGCTCAGCCAGAGGGAATTACTCTTCTACTAAAGAGTCCAGCCGAAGGTTTCTTTGATTTAGTGTTTTCACACTGTAGGGATTTGTTTAAAGACAAGAAGTTGGTGGAGTACTTGAAGCAGAGTTCTTTTGATGCTGTCTTTCTGGATCCTTTCGATGTGTGCGGTTTGACTGTTGCCAAGTACTTTTCTCTTCCGTCCGTGGTTTTTGGCAGAGGAATATTTTGTCACTATCTTGAAGAGGGTGCCCAGTGCCCCAGTCCTCCTTCTTATGTTCCCAGAAGTTTCTTGAAACTCACAGGCAACATGAATTTCATGGAGAGAGTGCGGAACCACCTCACCTACATGGGGGAGCGTGTATTTTGCCCCAGTTTTTTCAAAACTGCTACAGACATTGCTTCTGAAGTTCTCCAGACCCCAGTGACTGCATCTGACCTCTTCAGTCAAGTGTCCATTTGGCTGTTACGCACTGACTTTACGTTGGAAGTCCCCAGACCTGTGATGCCCAATATTGTCTTCGTGGGTGGGATCAACTGCCACCAGGGAAAGCCAATTACCAAGGTATGCTATCTCTCCTTTAGCCCATGA